The Solibacillus sp. FSL W7-1436 DNA segment TTCCTCCTATCGAATCCGAATCGATTCACCTTGTTGGATTTCTACACCGTTTATTTCAGCACCATTCTTTAACTCTGCTAAAATGGCTTTTTTATCTATCGTTTTGACTTCCTCCACTTTGATATAATCCTGTGGAATTAATGTGTCGTCATGGACCAATAAAGACGGTGGATTTTTCTGTACGTTGAAACTGAATTTTTCGCTCTTCACTTTCGTTTGTCCTGTTTCGATCATCGCCGTTTGCATATTCTCTTTCATGCGCTTTACAGACGATTCCATAGCCTTTTTACGCTCGTTCAATCGGTCAACC contains these protein-coding regions:
- a CDS encoding siphovirus Gp157 family protein, which encodes MMANIYEILDKYKFIQQLIEDGTPEEAFIEALNAIDGELAEKLENYAAVIKNIESDINGIKAEVDRLNERKKAMESSVKRMKENMQTAMIETGQTKVKSEKFSFNVQKNPPSLLVHDDTLIPQDYIKVEEVKTIDKKAILAELKNGAEINGVEIQQGESIRIR